One segment of Vigna radiata var. radiata cultivar VC1973A unplaced genomic scaffold, Vradiata_ver6 scaffold_179, whole genome shotgun sequence DNA contains the following:
- the LOC106780346 gene encoding RNA-binding protein 38 isoform X2, whose translation MKQHMKNDDTVKRGCISFRNTHSISIKQFQMAGGNINSSEHIDTTFTKIFVGGLAWETQRDTVRRYFEQFGEILEAVVITDKNTGRSKGYGFITFKDPEVAMKAVQNPYPIIDGRKTNCNIASIGANKNRRQAPQPGRFIEAPGLLASPVYHDPFSTFFNQNNGQYTFPNSTFGYIQPSHDIMYPMNCYGVLGGGQQFSTYYPYIGPSEPIGLVHNTYPFSSQYAHNIEAQGFGFHHYPQMMHSPVIPRHYGSPGILRFPSSMERPTISAVTRTATTKREILRTCADASQTSETTSEQDSSAESSHK comes from the exons ATGAAACAGCACATGAAAAACGATGATACAGTAAAAAGAG GTTGTATATCATTTAGAAATACACATAGTATCTCCATAAAGCAATTCCAGATGGCTGGTGGTAACATCAATTCAAGTGAACACATTGATACAACTTTTACCAAAATCTTTGTTGGAGGTTTAGCTTGGGAGACTCAAAGGGACACAGTGAGAAGGTATTTTGAGCAGTTTGGAGAGATTTTAGAGGCTGTTGTTATCACAGATAAGAACACTGGAAGATCCAAGGGTTATGGTTTT ATCACATTCAAGGATCCTGAGGTAGCAATGAAAGCAGTTCAAAACCCATATCCAATAATTGATGGACGGAAGACAAATTGCAACATTGCATCTATTGGTGCAAACAAGAATCGCAGACAGGCTCCACAACCTG GTCGGTTTATAGAAGCACCTGGTTTATTGGCTTCACCTGTTTATCATGACCCTTTCTCTACatttttcaatcaaaacaaTGGGCAATACACATTTCCTAATTCAACTTTTGG ATATATTCAACCTTCACATGACATTATGTACCCGATG AACTGTTATGGAGTACTTGGAGGAGGGCAACAGTTCTCAACTTACTATCCCTACATTGGGCCATCTGAACCTATAGGATTGGTCCATAACACTTACCCTTTTTCTTCTCAGTATGCACACAATATCGAAGCTCAAGGTTTTGGATTCCACCATTATCCCCAAATGATGCATTCTCCAGTTATTCCTAGGCACTATGGCTCACCTGGTATCCTTAGGTTTCCTTCGTCAATGGAAAGACCAACTATTAGTGcag TTACCAGAACTGCAACAACAAAAAGAGAGATACTAAGAACATGTGCAGATGCTTCACAAACCAGTGAAACAACTTCTGAACAAGATTCTTCAGCTGAATCTTCACATAAATAA
- the LOC106780346 gene encoding RNA-binding protein 38 isoform X6 — MKQHMKNDDTVKRAWETQRDTVRRYFEQFGEILEAVVITDKNTGRSKGYGFITFKDPEVAMKAVQNPYPIIDGRKTNCNIASIGANKNRRQAPQPGRFIEAPGLLASPVYHDPFSTFFNQNNGQYTFPNSTFGRYIQPSHDIMYPMNCYGVLGGGQQFSTYYPYIGPSEPIGLVHNTYPFSSQYAHNIEAQGFGFHHYPQMMHSPVIPRHYGSPGILRFPSSMERPTISAVTRTATTKREILRTCADASQTSETTSEQDSSAESSHK, encoded by the exons ATGAAACAGCACATGAAAAACGATGATACAGTAAAAAGAG CTTGGGAGACTCAAAGGGACACAGTGAGAAGGTATTTTGAGCAGTTTGGAGAGATTTTAGAGGCTGTTGTTATCACAGATAAGAACACTGGAAGATCCAAGGGTTATGGTTTT ATCACATTCAAGGATCCTGAGGTAGCAATGAAAGCAGTTCAAAACCCATATCCAATAATTGATGGACGGAAGACAAATTGCAACATTGCATCTATTGGTGCAAACAAGAATCGCAGACAGGCTCCACAACCTG GTCGGTTTATAGAAGCACCTGGTTTATTGGCTTCACCTGTTTATCATGACCCTTTCTCTACatttttcaatcaaaacaaTGGGCAATACACATTTCCTAATTCAACTTTTGG CAGATATATTCAACCTTCACATGACATTATGTACCCGATG AACTGTTATGGAGTACTTGGAGGAGGGCAACAGTTCTCAACTTACTATCCCTACATTGGGCCATCTGAACCTATAGGATTGGTCCATAACACTTACCCTTTTTCTTCTCAGTATGCACACAATATCGAAGCTCAAGGTTTTGGATTCCACCATTATCCCCAAATGATGCATTCTCCAGTTATTCCTAGGCACTATGGCTCACCTGGTATCCTTAGGTTTCCTTCGTCAATGGAAAGACCAACTATTAGTGcag TTACCAGAACTGCAACAACAAAAAGAGAGATACTAAGAACATGTGCAGATGCTTCACAAACCAGTGAAACAACTTCTGAACAAGATTCTTCAGCTGAATCTTCACATAAATAA
- the LOC106780346 gene encoding RNA-binding protein 38 isoform X1 yields MKQHMKNDDTVKRGCISFRNTHSISIKQFQMAGGNINSSEHIDTTFTKIFVGGLAWETQRDTVRRYFEQFGEILEAVVITDKNTGRSKGYGFITFKDPEVAMKAVQNPYPIIDGRKTNCNIASIGANKNRRQAPQPGRFIEAPGLLASPVYHDPFSTFFNQNNGQYTFPNSTFGRYIQPSHDIMYPMNCYGVLGGGQQFSTYYPYIGPSEPIGLVHNTYPFSSQYAHNIEAQGFGFHHYPQMMHSPVIPRHYGSPGILRFPSSMERPTISAVTRTATTKREILRTCADASQTSETTSEQDSSAESSHK; encoded by the exons ATGAAACAGCACATGAAAAACGATGATACAGTAAAAAGAG GTTGTATATCATTTAGAAATACACATAGTATCTCCATAAAGCAATTCCAGATGGCTGGTGGTAACATCAATTCAAGTGAACACATTGATACAACTTTTACCAAAATCTTTGTTGGAGGTTTAGCTTGGGAGACTCAAAGGGACACAGTGAGAAGGTATTTTGAGCAGTTTGGAGAGATTTTAGAGGCTGTTGTTATCACAGATAAGAACACTGGAAGATCCAAGGGTTATGGTTTT ATCACATTCAAGGATCCTGAGGTAGCAATGAAAGCAGTTCAAAACCCATATCCAATAATTGATGGACGGAAGACAAATTGCAACATTGCATCTATTGGTGCAAACAAGAATCGCAGACAGGCTCCACAACCTG GTCGGTTTATAGAAGCACCTGGTTTATTGGCTTCACCTGTTTATCATGACCCTTTCTCTACatttttcaatcaaaacaaTGGGCAATACACATTTCCTAATTCAACTTTTGG CAGATATATTCAACCTTCACATGACATTATGTACCCGATG AACTGTTATGGAGTACTTGGAGGAGGGCAACAGTTCTCAACTTACTATCCCTACATTGGGCCATCTGAACCTATAGGATTGGTCCATAACACTTACCCTTTTTCTTCTCAGTATGCACACAATATCGAAGCTCAAGGTTTTGGATTCCACCATTATCCCCAAATGATGCATTCTCCAGTTATTCCTAGGCACTATGGCTCACCTGGTATCCTTAGGTTTCCTTCGTCAATGGAAAGACCAACTATTAGTGcag TTACCAGAACTGCAACAACAAAAAGAGAGATACTAAGAACATGTGCAGATGCTTCACAAACCAGTGAAACAACTTCTGAACAAGATTCTTCAGCTGAATCTTCACATAAATAA
- the LOC106780346 gene encoding RNA-binding protein 38 isoform X5: MKQHMKNDDTVKRGLAWETQRDTVRRYFEQFGEILEAVVITDKNTGRSKGYGFITFKDPEVAMKAVQNPYPIIDGRKTNCNIASIGANKNRRQAPQPGRFIEAPGLLASPVYHDPFSTFFNQNNGQYTFPNSTFGRYIQPSHDIMYPMNCYGVLGGGQQFSTYYPYIGPSEPIGLVHNTYPFSSQYAHNIEAQGFGFHHYPQMMHSPVIPRHYGSPGILRFPSSMERPTISAVTRTATTKREILRTCADASQTSETTSEQDSSAESSHK, encoded by the exons ATGAAACAGCACATGAAAAACGATGATACAGTAAAAAGAG GTTTAGCTTGGGAGACTCAAAGGGACACAGTGAGAAGGTATTTTGAGCAGTTTGGAGAGATTTTAGAGGCTGTTGTTATCACAGATAAGAACACTGGAAGATCCAAGGGTTATGGTTTT ATCACATTCAAGGATCCTGAGGTAGCAATGAAAGCAGTTCAAAACCCATATCCAATAATTGATGGACGGAAGACAAATTGCAACATTGCATCTATTGGTGCAAACAAGAATCGCAGACAGGCTCCACAACCTG GTCGGTTTATAGAAGCACCTGGTTTATTGGCTTCACCTGTTTATCATGACCCTTTCTCTACatttttcaatcaaaacaaTGGGCAATACACATTTCCTAATTCAACTTTTGG CAGATATATTCAACCTTCACATGACATTATGTACCCGATG AACTGTTATGGAGTACTTGGAGGAGGGCAACAGTTCTCAACTTACTATCCCTACATTGGGCCATCTGAACCTATAGGATTGGTCCATAACACTTACCCTTTTTCTTCTCAGTATGCACACAATATCGAAGCTCAAGGTTTTGGATTCCACCATTATCCCCAAATGATGCATTCTCCAGTTATTCCTAGGCACTATGGCTCACCTGGTATCCTTAGGTTTCCTTCGTCAATGGAAAGACCAACTATTAGTGcag TTACCAGAACTGCAACAACAAAAAGAGAGATACTAAGAACATGTGCAGATGCTTCACAAACCAGTGAAACAACTTCTGAACAAGATTCTTCAGCTGAATCTTCACATAAATAA
- the LOC106780346 gene encoding RNA-binding protein 38 isoform X4, with the protein MAGGNINSSEHIDTTFTKIFVGGLAWETQRDTVRRYFEQFGEILEAVVITDKNTGRSKGYGFITFKDPEVAMKAVQNPYPIIDGRKTNCNIASIGANKNRRQAPQPGRFIEAPGLLASPVYHDPFSTFFNQNNGQYTFPNSTFGRYIQPSHDIMYPMNCYGVLGGGQQFSTYYPYIGPSEPIGLVHNTYPFSSQYAHNIEAQGFGFHHYPQMMHSPVIPRHYGSPGILRFPSSMERPTISAVTRTATTKREILRTCADASQTSETTSEQDSSAESSHK; encoded by the exons ATGGCTGGTGGTAACATCAATTCAAGTGAACACATTGATACAACTTTTACCAAAATCTTTGTTGGAGGTTTAGCTTGGGAGACTCAAAGGGACACAGTGAGAAGGTATTTTGAGCAGTTTGGAGAGATTTTAGAGGCTGTTGTTATCACAGATAAGAACACTGGAAGATCCAAGGGTTATGGTTTT ATCACATTCAAGGATCCTGAGGTAGCAATGAAAGCAGTTCAAAACCCATATCCAATAATTGATGGACGGAAGACAAATTGCAACATTGCATCTATTGGTGCAAACAAGAATCGCAGACAGGCTCCACAACCTG GTCGGTTTATAGAAGCACCTGGTTTATTGGCTTCACCTGTTTATCATGACCCTTTCTCTACatttttcaatcaaaacaaTGGGCAATACACATTTCCTAATTCAACTTTTGG CAGATATATTCAACCTTCACATGACATTATGTACCCGATG AACTGTTATGGAGTACTTGGAGGAGGGCAACAGTTCTCAACTTACTATCCCTACATTGGGCCATCTGAACCTATAGGATTGGTCCATAACACTTACCCTTTTTCTTCTCAGTATGCACACAATATCGAAGCTCAAGGTTTTGGATTCCACCATTATCCCCAAATGATGCATTCTCCAGTTATTCCTAGGCACTATGGCTCACCTGGTATCCTTAGGTTTCCTTCGTCAATGGAAAGACCAACTATTAGTGcag TTACCAGAACTGCAACAACAAAAAGAGAGATACTAAGAACATGTGCAGATGCTTCACAAACCAGTGAAACAACTTCTGAACAAGATTCTTCAGCTGAATCTTCACATAAATAA
- the LOC106780346 gene encoding RNA-binding protein 38 isoform X3: MKQHMKNDDTVKRGCISFRNTHSISIKQFQMAGGNINSSEHIDTTFTKIFVGGLAWETQRDTVRRYFEQFGEILEAVVITDKNTGRSKGYGFITFKDPEVAMKAVQNPYPIIDGRKTNCNIASIGANKNRRQAPQPGRFIEAPGLLASPVYHDPFSTFFNQNNGQYTFPNSTFGRYIQPSHDIMYPMNCYGVLGGGQQFSTYYPYIGPSEPIGLVHNTYPFSSQYAHNIEAQGFGFHHYPQMMHSPVIPRHYGSPGILRFPSSMERPTISAGSSALTHLP, translated from the exons ATGAAACAGCACATGAAAAACGATGATACAGTAAAAAGAG GTTGTATATCATTTAGAAATACACATAGTATCTCCATAAAGCAATTCCAGATGGCTGGTGGTAACATCAATTCAAGTGAACACATTGATACAACTTTTACCAAAATCTTTGTTGGAGGTTTAGCTTGGGAGACTCAAAGGGACACAGTGAGAAGGTATTTTGAGCAGTTTGGAGAGATTTTAGAGGCTGTTGTTATCACAGATAAGAACACTGGAAGATCCAAGGGTTATGGTTTT ATCACATTCAAGGATCCTGAGGTAGCAATGAAAGCAGTTCAAAACCCATATCCAATAATTGATGGACGGAAGACAAATTGCAACATTGCATCTATTGGTGCAAACAAGAATCGCAGACAGGCTCCACAACCTG GTCGGTTTATAGAAGCACCTGGTTTATTGGCTTCACCTGTTTATCATGACCCTTTCTCTACatttttcaatcaaaacaaTGGGCAATACACATTTCCTAATTCAACTTTTGG CAGATATATTCAACCTTCACATGACATTATGTACCCGATG AACTGTTATGGAGTACTTGGAGGAGGGCAACAGTTCTCAACTTACTATCCCTACATTGGGCCATCTGAACCTATAGGATTGGTCCATAACACTTACCCTTTTTCTTCTCAGTATGCACACAATATCGAAGCTCAAGGTTTTGGATTCCACCATTATCCCCAAATGATGCATTCTCCAGTTATTCCTAGGCACTATGGCTCACCTGGTATCCTTAGGTTTCCTTCGTCAATGGAAAGACCAACTATTAGTGcag
- the LOC106780343 gene encoding uncharacterized protein LOC106780343, which produces MGNCVFKGFHHNMSEDMMVKVVTSNGGIMELFSPITVDCITNEFPGHGIFRSRRDIFAEPLPKAEELHGGQVYYLLPLNPSSSRKTMTRQLSDVALTPYRMSTCDKSNNNINVYTEPEVVPRYNSSGVWKVKLVISPEKLSEILSQESRTEALIESVRTVAKCGNGVPSSVANSDQWSLASSWKGSMSEKMGVEQ; this is translated from the coding sequence ATGGGAAACTGCGTGTTCAAAGGCTTTCACCATAACATGTCCGAAGACATGATGGTGAAGGTGGTAACCTCAAACGGAGGCATCATGGAACTCTTCTCTCCCATTACTGTGGACTGCATAACCAACGAGTTTCCCGGCCACGGCATCTTCCGGAGCCGCCGCGACATCTTCGCCGAACCGCTACCCAAAGCGGAAGAGCTCCACGGCGGCCAAGTCTACTACCTCCTCCCTCTCAATCCTTCTTCTTCCCGAAAGACCATGACACGACAATTATCCGATGTGGCCTTAACTCCTTACCGAATGTCCACGTGTGACAAAAGCAACAATAACATCAACGTCTACACGGAACCAGAAGTGGTCCCCAGATACAATAGTAGTGGGGTCTGGAAGGTGAAGTTGGTGATCAGCCCTGAGAAGCTGTCAGAGATCCTGTCGCAAGAGTCGCGGACCGAGGCGTTGATAGAGAGCGTGAGGACGGTGGCGAAGTGCGGCAACGGTGTTCCGTCGTCGGTGGCGAACTCCGATCAGTGGAGTTTGGCTAGCAGTTGGAAAGGCTCTATGTCGGAGAAGATGGGTGTAGAACAATAA